AAGACCACCGGCGGCGCGTCGTCGCCCAGGATCTCCCGCAGGCGAAGGGAATGGTTGCTGGAGGTGACGAAGCACGTACTTGCCCGCCAGGCGGGATCGGCGGCCTCCACCTGCTCGGGGGTCAGGCCGATCATGGGGAAGGAGAGCCGGTCCCTCAGCTCGTGCAGGTACAGGTCCTGCAGGTCGGGGTGCGGGTTGACGACGGCCAGGCGGGTGATGCCGGCCGGGGCGAGGGCCGCGCGGCATGCCTCGAGGATCGCGTCGGCGTCGTGCCCGCGGGAGCGGGCCTGCGCCACGAAGTGCGCGGCCAGGGCGCGCAGCGCGACCCCCTCGCGCCAGGGCTCGCCGGGCGGGGCGAAGGCCCTGACCTTCGCCCCGCTCCCCTTGCGGATCTCGATCACCCCTTCGAGCTCGAGCGCCTTGTAGGCGGCAAGCGCGGTGTTGTGGTGGATGCCCAGCCGCTGCGCGAGCGCCCGCAGGCTCGGGAGCCGCTCGCCAGGCGAGAGGGCGCCCGAGGCGACCTGCTGGCGGATCTGCGCGCTGAGCTGGTCGATCATGGGGATCGGGCCGGTGCGGTTGATGAAGAGGTTCAAGGGCGGGCTCCGGACAGTTTCGGAAGTGTCACAGGCGAAGTGGTGGGCCGGGGGCCCGGCGCCTATGCTCGATACATCGACCCGCGCGGGGTTGGCTTGCTAACTCGATTCGCCACAGGAGAGATCATGCCCAAGAAGTCCTTCATCCTCCCTCTCGTCGCCATGCTCTCGCTCGCGGGCTGCGGCCTTGCGGCCCCGCTCTCGGGAGCGGCCGAGGGGCGCGCCGTCGCCAAGGCCGAGCAGCCCCTGGACCCCCGCTTCTTCGCCCGCCGCGAGGTCATGGCCCTGCGGCCCGAGGCCTTCGCGCTCATGCCCGCCTCCTTCCCCGCCCTCCAGGCCATGAAGGGCGAGTCGGAGCCCAAGCGCCAGGCCCTGGTGCGCGCGGTGCGCTCGGACGCGGCCCTGCACCAGGGCGTTCAGGCGTTCGATCGCCTGAGCTGGGAGCAGCAGCTGCCCTTACTCAGGCGCTTCTTCGAGCTGGAGTGCAAGGTGCTCGGCATCGTGCCGCCCGAGCTGCGCATCGCCACCGACGTGGTGAAGGGGCCCGCCTTCTTCGACTTCGACCCCGAGAAGCCGGGCAGCGGCCGGGTCATCCTCAACCCCGAGGCGATCGCCAAGGAGCCCAACAAGTACACCGCCCTCCTGCTCTTGGCGCACGAGACGCGCCACTCGGCCCAGTTCCAGCTGGCCTTCGACCCCGCGCGCGCCGCCGAGCCCCTGCCGCGCGCCTACCAGGCCGCCTTCCGGGCCCAGAAGCAGCTGGGGGACAAGCTCAACTTCTGCGACTTCTGCACCCTCCACAACGAGTTCGAGGCCTTCCAGTTCGGCAACTACGTCGTCGGCGCCCTGACCGACTGGCGCGTCGACACCGGCGACATGGGGACGCTCGCTAGCCAGTATGACGCCCACGGCCACCTCAAGCTCGATCTGCTGGCCCTCGAGAGGCAGGTCGGTCGCGATGGGCTCCTCGACGCCTTCAACGCGCGCGAGAAGGTCCAGTACCAGGACCTGTACGACAAGCGCTGATCGCGCGAGGGCCTACTCCAGCAGCTCGCGCAGCTCGCGGGCGTTCTCCACGGCGAAGGCCTCGGCGTCGTTGTCGAAGTAGGCGTAGACGTCGAGGCCCCTGCGCAGCATGGCGCGGATGCGCCGGGCGATGGCCGTAAGCGCCTTTCGTTCGTAGCGATCGCCGTAGGCCACTTCCGTGCCGTGGAGCCGCACGTAGCCGATGCCGCCCGTCACCTCCCAGGCCATGGGCAGGCCGGGGAAGCTCGAGGCGCAAAGGGCCACGCCGAATCGTTCGAGCAGCCGGTAGGCCTCGGGCCGGTACCAGCTCGGATCGCGGAACTCCACGGCGCAGGGCCCTTCCGGGAGCGCGGCCAGGAAACCTTCGAGGCGCCCGGGGTCGAAGCCCCAGCGGGGCGGCAGCTGGTAAAGCACGGGGCCCTGCTTGTCGCCGAGCGGGGCGATCGCAGCGTACAGGCGCGCGAGCGCGGGGGCGGGATCCTTCAGCTTCTTGAGGTGGGTCAGGTAGCGACTCGCCTTGATGGCGAAGCAGAAGCCCTCCGGGACGGCCCGGGCCCAGGCCGCCGCGGCCTCCGGGGTGGGCAGGCGGTAGAAGGTGCGGTTGATCTCGACCGTGTCGAAGTGGCGGGCGTAGTATTCGAGCCAGGAGCCGGGGGCGAGCGCACCGGGGTAGAACCGCCCGCGCCAGTGGGGGTAGGCCCAGCCCGAGGTCCCGATGCGGCATCGGCCGGCCATGGTCTTTCTCCTGCTCGCCTGTGCGCGCCTCTCGGCACGATTGTAGCGCGCCAGGGGCACGAGGGACTTGCACGATCGAAAAAGTGTTGCTATTGTGGTTTCAATTAAATCCCAGGAGGAACCATGTCCTTCAGCAGCCGCTTCGCCGTGGCCGTCCACATCCTGACCCTGCTCCAGCAGAGCGGGGGCGAGCCCATCACCTCCGATTACCTCGCCGGGAGCGTGAACACCAACCCGGCGGTGGTGCGGAGGATCCTGTCCCTGCTCGCGCAGGCGGGGCTCACCACCTCGCGCCTCGGGGCGGGCGGCGGCGCGCTCCTGGCGCGGCCGGCCGAGGCCATCACCCTGCTCGAGGTCTACCGGGCCGTGGAGGACGGGCACCTGTTCGCCATGCACCACGAGACCCCCAACCCGCTTTGCATGGTGGGCCGGAACATCCAGGGGGCCCTGGAGCGGACGATCGACGACGCGCAGCGCGCCCTCGAGGCGGAGCTTGCGGGAAAGACGATCGCCGGCGTGCTCGGCGAGGTCCTGGCGCGTGAGCAGGCCGGGGCCGCCGGAGGCTAGGTCCTTTTTTGCTCTAAATTGTAACTGTGTTGCTCACACTGTTGCGGATTGGGCTGAACGGCAGCCCTTCCCCGCGACGCGATCCGAGAGGAGAACCATCCCATGAACATCGCCCTGATCGGCGCCACCGGCTTCGTCGGCACCCAGGTCCTCGAAGAGGCCCTGAGGCGCGGCCACCGGGTGACGGCCATCGTCCGCCACCCCGAGAAGCTCCCCCGGCACGCCAACCTGACGCCCACGGCGGTCGACGTCTTCGACGCGCAGGCGCTCGCCAAGGCGCTCGAGGGGACCGAGGCGGTCGTCAGCGCCTTCAACCCCGGCTGGGGCACCCCCGACATCCAGGCGCGCTTCATCGCGGGCTCCAGGGCGATCACCGAGGCGGTGAAGGCCGCCTCCCTTAAGCGCCTGCTGGTCGTGGGAGGGGCGGGGAGCCTCTTCGTGGCGCCCGGGCTTCAGCTCGTCGACACCCCGGAGTTCCCGGCCGAGTGGAAGGAGGGGGCGCTCGGGGCGCGCGAGGCGCTGCGCCAGCTCCAGGCAGAGACCTCGCTCGACTGGACCTTCCTCTCGCCCGCGATCCTGCTGGAGCCGGGCGAGCGCACCGGCGCCTACCGGGTGGGCGCCGACGAGCCCCTCTCGACCGGCGAGGGGCCGGGCCGGATCTCCGCGGCGGACCTCGCGGTGGCCATCCTCGACGAGATCGAGCGCCCGCAGCACCTGCGCAAGCGCTTCACCGTCGCCTACTAACCCGGTGAACGAGTCCCCCCGCCGCAAAACGGCGGGGGGACTCGTTTTACAGCCGGCGAGCGAGGAGGTATGGTGAAGGGATGTCCACCATCGCCGAGAAGACCCCACCCCTCCAGACGCCTAACCGCTTCGCGGGGGTGCTGCTCGCCCTGGGGCTCGCGACCGCGAGCTGGTACCTGGCCATGCTGCCCGGGCTCAAGGTGATGGGGGCGCTGACGGTCGCCCTCCTGGTCGGGATCCTGTGGCGCCTTGCGGCGGGCCTTCCCGCCTGGGCCGTGCCCGGCACCCGGTACTCGGCCCGCACCGTCCTGCGGCTCGGGATCGTCCTGATGGGGGCGCGGCTGGACTTCGGCCTGATCGCGAAGGCCGGCCCCAAGGTCCTCTTCCTCGACGTGCTGGTCATCGCCATCGGCATCGCGGGCATCGCCT
The sequence above is drawn from the Pantanalinema sp. genome and encodes:
- a CDS encoding GntR family transcriptional regulator; amino-acid sequence: MNLFINRTGPIPMIDQLSAQIRQQVASGALSPGERLPSLRALAQRLGIHHNTALAAYKALELEGVIEIRKGSGAKVRAFAPPGEPWREGVALRALAAHFVAQARSRGHDADAILEACRAALAPAGITRLAVVNPHPDLQDLYLHELRDRLSFPMIGLTPEQVEAADPAWRASTCFVTSSNHSLRLREILGDDAPPVVFRLASVEPLLARASAIGASGLIAVVSASPRFRFLLQELLAGACEAEQLMVVPIEDQERLQAAVRLASLVVTDALCFEGVARLSQEPPHRYCLLAEDLLAELAERLPPEAFRPSPEG
- a CDS encoding DUF72 domain-containing protein: MAGRCRIGTSGWAYPHWRGRFYPGALAPGSWLEYYARHFDTVEINRTFYRLPTPEAAAAWARAVPEGFCFAIKASRYLTHLKKLKDPAPALARLYAAIAPLGDKQGPVLYQLPPRWGFDPGRLEGFLAALPEGPCAVEFRDPSWYRPEAYRLLERFGVALCASSFPGLPMAWEVTGGIGYVRLHGTEVAYGDRYERKALTAIARRIRAMLRRGLDVYAYFDNDAEAFAVENARELRELLE
- a CDS encoding Rrf2 family transcriptional regulator — encoded protein: MSFSSRFAVAVHILTLLQQSGGEPITSDYLAGSVNTNPAVVRRILSLLAQAGLTTSRLGAGGGALLARPAEAITLLEVYRAVEDGHLFAMHHETPNPLCMVGRNIQGALERTIDDAQRALEAELAGKTIAGVLGEVLAREQAGAAGG
- a CDS encoding NAD(P)-dependent oxidoreductase codes for the protein MNIALIGATGFVGTQVLEEALRRGHRVTAIVRHPEKLPRHANLTPTAVDVFDAQALAKALEGTEAVVSAFNPGWGTPDIQARFIAGSRAITEAVKAASLKRLLVVGGAGSLFVAPGLQLVDTPEFPAEWKEGALGAREALRQLQAETSLDWTFLSPAILLEPGERTGAYRVGADEPLSTGEGPGRISAADLAVAILDEIERPQHLRKRFTVAY